The Methanomassiliicoccales archaeon genome includes a region encoding these proteins:
- a CDS encoding DUF2797 domain-containing protein, which produces MFETADEILRRKGLMAYSSHVLSWDWDGFQPGLTVFDLKEKCVKDNPLRFLPGDRLDLMVSPERRCVGSFADDGYQPCMLRQIVSGPHDQCPQCASSWIPRQSCVFEPECDGVHDMPCGKGGNICALQHHVYAAFYGDMIKVGMTLSSRFRERGIEQGADAIARLGTYLNRLEARRAENALSKALKATQWVRKTTFLKLQGRQVDREAYQKMLERSLSSLADVPTDPSPVEMLDQYPLLNADLSKAQFADVPGRHRGEVLGCKGKFLFYRLRDGSVQLLDMASVPSRFLMLKQGNNNKC; this is translated from the coding sequence GTGTTCGAGACCGCCGACGAGATCCTGCGGCGCAAAGGGTTGATGGCCTATTCCAGCCACGTCCTCTCCTGGGACTGGGACGGCTTCCAGCCCGGGCTGACGGTCTTCGATCTTAAGGAGAAATGCGTGAAGGATAATCCGCTTCGCTTCCTGCCGGGCGACCGCCTGGACCTCATGGTGTCCCCGGAGCGCCGCTGCGTGGGCTCGTTCGCCGACGATGGCTATCAGCCGTGCATGCTGCGCCAGATAGTCTCCGGACCGCACGACCAGTGCCCGCAGTGCGCCTCTTCCTGGATACCCAGGCAGAGCTGCGTGTTCGAACCGGAGTGCGACGGCGTCCACGACATGCCCTGCGGGAAGGGAGGGAACATCTGCGCCCTGCAGCATCACGTCTACGCGGCCTTCTACGGCGACATGATCAAGGTGGGCATGACCCTGTCGTCCCGTTTCCGGGAGAGGGGCATAGAGCAGGGCGCGGACGCCATCGCCCGCCTGGGTACGTACCTGAACCGCCTGGAGGCGCGCAGGGCGGAGAACGCCTTGTCCAAAGCCCTGAAGGCTACCCAATGGGTGAGGAAGACCACCTTCCTCAAGCTGCAAGGGCGCCAGGTCGACCGGGAGGCCTACCAGAAGATGCTGGAAAGGTCGTTGTCCTCACTAGCGGACGTCCCGACGGACCCTTCGCCCGTGGAGATGCTGGACCAATATCCGCTGCTCAACGCGGACCTGTCCAAGGCGCAGTTCGCCGACGTTCCTGGCCGCCATCGCGGCGAGGTGCTCGGATGCAAGGGCAAGTTCCTGTTCTACCGCTTGCGGGACGGGAGCGTCCAATTGCTGGACATGGCCTCGGTGCCGTCCCGCTTCTTGATGCTGAAGCAGGGAAACAATAATAAATGCTAA
- a CDS encoding RNA 2'-phosphotransferase, translating to MLRECGEHGYYRGETCPICGEPGKFLMSEQELEQLGRTMAGVLRHFPERFGLSMDDQGFVNIREFINALRDNNRRYHWLRPHHVIAIIETDPKGRYQISNDLMRATYGHSIELDLKLPTENIPDHLYYPATPEEADIILETGLRPSDRKMVHLSKTYQDAFTAGKVRVDAPIILEIDADAAIKAGNVISQAGKTVFLTHKIPPEFLSKKEEEETL from the coding sequence ATGTTAAGGGAATGCGGTGAGCACGGATACTATCGCGGGGAGACCTGCCCGATATGCGGAGAGCCTGGAAAGTTCCTGATGAGCGAGCAGGAGCTCGAGCAGCTGGGAAGGACCATGGCCGGTGTGCTGCGCCACTTCCCGGAGCGCTTCGGGCTGAGTATGGACGACCAGGGCTTCGTCAACATCCGGGAGTTCATAAACGCCCTGCGGGACAACAACCGCCGCTACCATTGGCTGAGACCGCATCACGTCATCGCCATCATCGAGACCGACCCCAAGGGTCGGTACCAGATCAGCAACGATCTCATGAGAGCGACCTACGGCCACTCCATCGAGCTGGATCTCAAGCTGCCCACGGAGAACATACCCGATCATTTGTACTATCCAGCCACCCCGGAGGAGGCGGACATCATCCTCGAGACCGGCCTGAGGCCCTCGGACCGCAAGATGGTGCACCTGTCCAAGACCTACCAGGACGCCTTCACCGCCGGTAAGGTGAGGGTGGACGCCCCCATCATACTGGAGATCGACGCCGACGCAGCCATCAAGGCCGGGAACGTCATCTCCCAGGCGGGGAAGACGGTATTCCTGACCCACAAGATCCCGCCGGAGTTCCTGTCCAAGAAGGAAGAGGAAGAGACCCTCTGA
- the folD gene encoding bifunctional methylenetetrahydrofolate dehydrogenase/methenyltetrahydrofolate cyclohydrolase FolD: MGAKLIEGKQVADQIRKDLTVRIAELQKKGVTPGLAVIMVGDDPASASYVRMKGKACLDLGLHSLTLHKPADLSEKELLRLIAELNVDPQVNGILVQMPVPGHIDVSKVVQAIDPDKDVDAFHPVNVGKMLIGEGDGFLPATPHGIQVMLNSYGYHTAGKHVVIVGRSNIVGKPMAAILMQKGEGADATVTVCHSHTKDLKGITSQADILISAIGKANFIKADMVKEGAVVIDVGSNRIDDQSFSKGYRFVGDVDFEAVKEKAAAITPVPGGVGPMTIVMLMHNTVLAAERALERTQQPKV; this comes from the coding sequence ATGGGTGCCAAGTTAATCGAGGGAAAGCAGGTCGCGGACCAGATAAGGAAGGACCTGACCGTCAGGATCGCCGAGCTGCAGAAAAAAGGGGTGACCCCGGGACTGGCGGTCATAATGGTGGGCGACGACCCGGCCTCCGCCTCCTACGTGAGGATGAAGGGCAAGGCCTGCCTGGACCTGGGGCTGCATTCGCTGACTCTACACAAACCGGCGGACCTTTCCGAGAAGGAACTACTGCGCCTCATCGCTGAGCTGAACGTCGATCCCCAGGTCAATGGCATACTGGTGCAGATGCCGGTGCCCGGGCACATCGACGTCAGCAAGGTGGTCCAGGCCATCGATCCGGACAAGGACGTGGACGCCTTCCATCCAGTGAACGTGGGCAAGATGCTCATCGGCGAGGGCGACGGTTTCCTTCCGGCCACCCCGCACGGCATCCAGGTGATGCTGAACAGTTACGGTTATCACACGGCGGGCAAGCACGTGGTCATCGTGGGCCGCAGCAACATCGTAGGAAAGCCTATGGCCGCCATACTCATGCAGAAGGGCGAGGGGGCCGACGCCACGGTCACGGTCTGCCATTCGCACACCAAGGACCTGAAGGGGATCACCTCCCAGGCGGACATCCTGATATCCGCTATCGGAAAGGCCAACTTCATCAAGGCCGACATGGTGAAGGAGGGAGCGGTGGTCATCGACGTCGGTTCGAACCGGATCGACGACCAGAGCTTCTCCAAAGGCTACCGTTTCGTAGGGGACGTGGACTTCGAGGCGGTGAAAGAGAAGGCCGCGGCCATCACCCCGGTGCCCGGGGGAGTGGGGCCCATGACCATAGTCATGCTCATGCACAACACCGTGCTAGCGGCGGAAAGGGCTCTGGAAAGAACGCAGCAGCCTAAAGTTTAA
- a CDS encoding formate--tetrahydrofolate ligase — protein MKSNIEIAQEAKVLPIDKIAAKLDISSDEIIPYGRYMAKVPLAVLRRFDGHKNGKLILTTAITPTPAGEGKTVTTIGLVQALGYQGRDVMGAIREPSIGPTFGLKGGATGGGLSQVYPMWDIDLHFTGDIHAVGAAHNLLSAILENHIAKGNKLNIDPTRIFLKKAIDMNCRELRNIVVGLGGRKEGGVPHESGFIITVASEISAILALTTSLKDLKERLGRIIVGYTNDNRPVEARELECVGAMATLLKDAINPNLVQTLEGQPFFIHGSPFANIAHGNSSIIATKYALKLSDYVVTEAGFGADLGAEKFFDIVCRNNGFRPDCVVLVCSIKALKMHGGCPLKAIGCEDLKTLKAGFPNLDKHIENIHRFGLPLVVAINHFQADTEAEIAAVREHCRELGVRCALSDVFARGGEGGQELADQVVDALETEKTDFRFLYELDQPLKEKIRIIATEMYGAKHVEYETAAQRHLKTIEDSGMGNLMVCMAKTQFSLTDKPEMKGAPRDWELTVREIFVSAGAGFVVPICGRIMLIPGLPSQPAAKNIDIDDEGKITGLY, from the coding sequence ATGAAGAGCAACATCGAGATCGCCCAGGAGGCCAAGGTCCTTCCCATCGATAAGATCGCGGCCAAGCTGGACATATCCTCAGACGAGATCATTCCGTACGGTCGGTACATGGCCAAGGTCCCATTGGCCGTCCTTCGCCGCTTCGACGGCCATAAGAACGGCAAGCTCATCCTCACCACCGCCATAACCCCCACTCCGGCCGGCGAGGGGAAGACCGTCACCACCATCGGGTTGGTGCAGGCATTGGGGTATCAAGGGCGTGATGTCATGGGAGCCATACGCGAGCCGTCCATCGGCCCTACGTTCGGTCTCAAGGGCGGCGCGACCGGCGGAGGCCTCTCCCAGGTCTACCCCATGTGGGACATCGACCTGCACTTCACCGGCGACATCCACGCCGTGGGCGCGGCGCACAACCTTCTCTCGGCGATACTAGAGAACCATATCGCCAAGGGCAACAAGCTGAACATCGACCCGACGCGCATCTTCCTGAAGAAGGCCATCGACATGAACTGCCGCGAGCTGCGCAACATCGTCGTCGGTCTCGGGGGCCGCAAGGAAGGGGGCGTGCCGCACGAGAGCGGCTTCATTATTACGGTTGCCTCAGAGATCAGCGCCATACTGGCGCTCACCACCTCCTTGAAGGACCTCAAGGAGCGGCTCGGCCGCATCATCGTCGGCTATACCAATGACAACCGCCCGGTGGAGGCCCGGGAGCTGGAGTGCGTGGGGGCCATGGCCACCCTGCTCAAGGATGCCATAAACCCCAACCTAGTGCAGACGCTGGAGGGACAGCCCTTCTTCATACACGGGTCCCCGTTCGCCAACATCGCCCACGGTAACAGTTCCATCATCGCCACCAAGTACGCTCTCAAGCTATCGGACTACGTGGTCACGGAGGCCGGTTTCGGCGCCGACCTGGGGGCAGAGAAGTTCTTCGACATCGTCTGCCGCAACAACGGCTTCCGGCCCGACTGCGTGGTGCTGGTCTGCTCCATCAAGGCCCTGAAGATGCATGGCGGCTGCCCCCTGAAGGCCATCGGCTGCGAGGACCTGAAGACCTTGAAGGCCGGCTTCCCCAACCTGGACAAGCACATCGAGAACATACACCGTTTCGGCCTTCCGTTGGTCGTGGCCATCAACCACTTCCAGGCCGACACCGAGGCGGAGATCGCCGCCGTCCGGGAGCACTGCCGGGAGCTCGGTGTCCGCTGCGCCCTCTCCGACGTTTTCGCCCGGGGAGGGGAAGGCGGGCAGGAGCTGGCCGACCAGGTCGTGGATGCCTTGGAAACGGAGAAGACCGATTTCCGCTTCCTTTACGAGCTGGACCAACCGCTGAAGGAGAAGATCAGGATAATCGCCACCGAGATGTACGGGGCCAAGCACGTGGAGTACGAGACCGCGGCCCAAAGGCACCTCAAGACCATCGAGGACTCCGGGATGGGGAACCTGATGGTCTGCATGGCCAAGACGCAGTTCTCGCTCACAGACAAGCCGGAGATGAAGGGCGCCCCCCGGGACTGGGAACTGACGGTCAGGGAGATATTCGTCTCCGCTGGCGCCGGTTTCGTGGTCCCCATATGCGGGCGCATCATGCTCATCCCCGGACTACCGTCGCAGCCTGCGGCCAAGAACATAGACATCGACGACGAGGGCAAGATCACCGGTCTGTACTGA